In a single window of the Tellurirhabdus bombi genome:
- the accC gene encoding acetyl-CoA carboxylase biotin carboxylase subunit, with protein sequence MFKKILIANRGEIALRIIRTCREMGIKTVAVYSTADRDSLHVRFADEAVCIGPPISRQSYLNIPNIISAAEVTGADAIHPGYGFLSENAEFSQICADYGIKFIGATAEQINSMGDKATAKATMKMAGVPVIPGSEGLLESLEEGKQLAAGMGYPVIVKATAGGGGRGMRIIKGEADFEKAWFDARMEAGAAFGNDGLYLEKFVEEPRHIEIQIVGDQYGKVCHLSERDCSIQRRHQKLVEETPSPIISPELRERMGEAAIKGASAIGYEGAGTIEFLVDKHGEFFFMEMNTRIQVEHPITEEVTDFDLIKEQIKVAAGVPISGRSYTPKLYSMECRINAEDPANGFRPSPGKITNLHFPGGHGVRIDSHVYSGYTIPPNYDSMIAKLIVSGQSREEVITRMKRALQEFVIEGIKTTIPFHIKLMDDPKFQSGEFTTAFLEGFDFSTL encoded by the coding sequence ATGTTCAAGAAAATATTAATCGCCAATCGGGGAGAGATTGCTCTACGCATCATCCGGACATGCCGCGAAATGGGCATCAAAACGGTTGCGGTTTATTCGACAGCCGATCGCGACAGCTTGCATGTTCGGTTTGCCGATGAGGCCGTTTGTATCGGTCCGCCAATTAGTCGTCAGTCTTACCTCAATATTCCAAATATCATTTCAGCCGCTGAAGTAACCGGTGCCGATGCCATCCATCCAGGCTACGGTTTTCTGTCAGAAAACGCTGAGTTTTCGCAAATTTGCGCGGATTACGGCATCAAGTTTATTGGTGCTACGGCTGAGCAAATCAACTCCATGGGCGACAAGGCCACGGCTAAAGCAACCATGAAAATGGCGGGCGTACCGGTCATTCCTGGCTCCGAAGGCCTTCTCGAATCGCTTGAGGAAGGAAAGCAATTGGCGGCTGGTATGGGCTATCCGGTTATTGTTAAGGCAACAGCCGGTGGTGGTGGCCGTGGTATGCGGATCATCAAGGGCGAAGCTGACTTCGAAAAAGCGTGGTTCGACGCCCGCATGGAAGCCGGAGCCGCTTTTGGCAACGATGGTCTTTATCTGGAAAAGTTCGTTGAAGAACCCCGCCACATCGAGATTCAGATTGTGGGTGATCAGTACGGTAAGGTTTGTCACTTGTCCGAACGCGATTGTTCGATTCAGCGTCGTCACCAGAAATTAGTAGAAGAAACGCCTTCGCCGATCATCTCGCCAGAACTTCGCGAAAGAATGGGAGAAGCCGCCATCAAAGGCGCTTCCGCGATCGGTTACGAAGGAGCCGGAACCATTGAATTCCTGGTCGATAAGCACGGGGAGTTCTTTTTTATGGAGATGAATACCCGGATTCAGGTAGAGCACCCGATTACGGAAGAAGTAACGGATTTCGACCTGATTAAGGAACAAATTAAGGTAGCAGCCGGCGTACCTATTTCGGGTCGGAGCTATACGCCAAAGCTCTATTCGATGGAGTGCCGAATCAACGCCGAAGACCCCGCAAACGGTTTCCGCCCATCACCCGGCAAAATCACGAACCTTCACTTCCCCGGCGGCCACGGGGTTCGCATTGATAGCCACGTTTACAGCGGCTACACGATCCCCCCTAATTATGACTCCATGATTGCCAAACTAATTGTTTCTGGTCAGTCGCGAGAGGAAGTTATTACGCGGATGAAGCGGGCTTTACAGGAGTTCGTGATCGAAGGTATCAAAACAACGATTCCTTTCCATATCAAATTGATGGACGATCCAAAATTCCAGTCGGGTGAGTTTACAACCGCCTTTTTGGAAGGATTTGACTTTAGCACTTTGTAA
- the accB gene encoding acetyl-CoA carboxylase biotin carboxyl carrier protein has translation MEIRDIQKLIDFIAQSGLDEVHVETNDLKISVKRSGQATVSTSTPAPALLPAAQPVAASSPAPASAPALPPAAPAKADESKYVTIKSPMIGTFYRSANPETPSFVEIGDEVKTGKVVCIIEAMKLFNEIESEVSGRIVKVLVENATPVEYDQPLFLVEPI, from the coding sequence ATGGAAATCAGAGATATTCAAAAACTCATCGACTTTATTGCACAATCCGGTCTGGACGAAGTGCATGTTGAAACTAACGACCTCAAGATCAGCGTTAAACGTTCTGGCCAGGCTACCGTATCAACTTCTACTCCAGCACCAGCGCTATTGCCAGCCGCTCAACCCGTTGCAGCGTCAAGCCCTGCCCCAGCTTCAGCTCCTGCTTTACCCCCCGCTGCTCCTGCTAAAGCTGATGAGTCAAAATACGTAACAATCAAGTCGCCTATGATTGGTACTTTCTACCGCTCGGCCAATCCGGAGACGCCTTCTTTTGTAGAAATTGGCGACGAAGTAAAAACGGGCAAAGTAGTTTGTATCATCGAAGCGATGAAACTCTTCAACGAAATCGAGTCGGAAGTTTCTGGCCGTATCGTTAAAGTGCTCGTTGAAAATGCTACCCCGGTAGAATACGATCAGCCATTGTTCCTTGTCGAACCTATTTAA
- the efp gene encoding elongation factor P codes for MATTADIRNGLVINFNHDLFQIVEFQHVKPGKGAAFVRTKLKSLTSGKVLDNTFNSGVTILPVRVERRKFQFLYKDEAGFNFMDNETFDQINLSEKLVSAADLMKEGQEVEILINAETETPLSCELPAFVELEVTYSEPGIRGDTANSPKKKVEVATGATIMVPLFIEQGDKIRVDTRTYDYVERVK; via the coding sequence ATGGCAACGACCGCAGACATTCGAAATGGATTAGTCATTAACTTCAACCATGACTTGTTCCAGATAGTTGAATTTCAGCATGTCAAGCCGGGCAAAGGCGCTGCTTTCGTCCGTACGAAACTGAAAAGCCTCACGTCAGGCAAAGTTCTTGATAATACCTTTAACTCAGGGGTTACTATTCTTCCTGTTCGCGTAGAACGCCGGAAGTTTCAGTTTCTGTACAAAGATGAAGCTGGTTTCAACTTCATGGACAACGAAACCTTTGACCAGATCAACCTGAGTGAAAAACTGGTTAGTGCTGCCGATCTGATGAAAGAAGGCCAGGAAGTTGAGATTCTGATTAATGCCGAGACAGAGACGCCGCTTTCCTGTGAACTTCCCGCTTTTGTGGAATTGGAAGTAACGTACTCCGAACCAGGTATTCGGGGCGATACAGCCAACAGCCCAAAGAAAAAAGTGGAAGTAGCCACGGGAGCAACCATCATGGTTCCTTTGTTCATTGAACAAGGTGACAAAATTCGCGTTGATACACGTACATACGATTACGTAGAACGAGTAAAATAA
- a CDS encoding beta-ketoacyl-ACP synthase III, which produces MTKLRAAITGVHGYLPDYILTNAELEKMVDTTDEWITSRTGIKERHILKGEGLGTSHMGAEAVKGLLAKTNTRPEEVELLICATTTPDYVFPSTANLICDMSGIRSIGSFDIQAACSGFLYALTIGTQFIETGKYKKIIVVGADKMSAIIDYTDRTTCVLFGDGAGAVLLEPTEEDTGVLDSIIRSDGIGQHHLFQKAGGSRYPPTHETIDKRLHYVYQDGPSVFKFAVKNMADVSAEIMQRNGLQGNDVAWLVPHQANKRIIEATANRMGVSMDKVMLNIHKYGNTTAATIPLCLFDYESQLNKGDNLILAAFGGGFTWGAVYVKWAY; this is translated from the coding sequence ATGACTAAGTTGAGAGCGGCAATTACCGGAGTTCACGGTTATTTACCGGATTACATCCTGACCAACGCAGAGTTGGAAAAAATGGTGGATACAACCGACGAGTGGATTACTTCTCGTACTGGTATCAAAGAACGCCATATTTTGAAGGGCGAGGGGCTAGGTACGTCGCACATGGGTGCGGAAGCTGTGAAGGGGTTACTCGCGAAAACGAATACGCGTCCAGAAGAGGTAGAGCTGTTGATTTGCGCCACGACCACGCCGGACTATGTGTTTCCCTCGACAGCCAATTTAATTTGTGATATGTCGGGCATTCGATCCATCGGGAGTTTCGACATCCAAGCAGCTTGCTCTGGCTTTTTGTACGCATTAACCATTGGTACGCAGTTCATTGAAACTGGCAAATACAAAAAAATAATTGTAGTCGGTGCCGATAAAATGTCGGCTATTATCGATTATACAGACCGGACTACCTGCGTACTCTTTGGCGATGGAGCTGGTGCAGTCCTGCTGGAACCCACTGAAGAAGATACCGGAGTACTGGATTCAATTATTCGTTCCGACGGCATCGGACAGCACCACTTGTTTCAGAAAGCAGGCGGAAGCCGCTACCCACCCACGCACGAAACAATCGATAAGCGATTGCATTACGTGTACCAGGACGGTCCATCGGTCTTTAAATTTGCCGTTAAAAACATGGCAGACGTTTCGGCGGAAATCATGCAACGTAATGGCTTACAAGGCAATGATGTAGCGTGGCTAGTTCCTCATCAGGCAAACAAGCGCATTATTGAAGCCACTGCCAACCGCATGGGTGTTAGCATGGACAAGGTAATGCTCAATATTCATAAATACGGAAATACCACGGCGGCAACCATCCCGCTGTGTTTGTTTGATTACGAGTCTCAACTCAATAAAGGAGATAACCTGATTTTAGCAGCCTTTGGGGGCGGCTTTACCTGGGGTGCTGTTTACGTAAAATGGGCTTATTAG
- the plsX gene encoding phosphate acyltransferase PlsX, with amino-acid sequence MKIAVDAMGGDFAPEAIVEGVVMAAKELSDEVTIVLVGKQPVIEDLLNKTSYKASNIEVVHAEDVVEMGEHPTKALSQKPNSSIGVGFKLLRDKQIDAFCGAGNTGAMHVGALFSVRAIEGVQRPCIAGFVPQIAGDYAVMLDIGANADCKPEMLDQFGLIGSIYAQYTFGIDKPRVALMNIGEEEGKGSLVAQATYQLLKNNRRINFVGNIEGKDMFLNKADVIVTDGFTGNILFKMGESLYDMTKALGISHDFIDKTNYESVGGSPIVGVNGNVIIAHGISSPLAIKNMLFLAKKQVESNAYLKIAQALS; translated from the coding sequence ATGAAAATTGCAGTTGACGCAATGGGTGGTGATTTCGCTCCGGAAGCAATTGTTGAAGGAGTTGTGATGGCCGCCAAGGAATTATCGGATGAAGTAACCATCGTTTTGGTGGGTAAACAGCCAGTAATTGAAGACCTGCTAAACAAAACCAGTTATAAAGCCTCCAACATCGAAGTTGTTCATGCCGAAGATGTTGTAGAAATGGGTGAGCACCCCACGAAGGCGCTTTCTCAGAAACCCAATTCCAGCATTGGAGTTGGGTTTAAACTTTTACGCGATAAGCAGATCGACGCGTTTTGTGGTGCCGGAAATACGGGAGCGATGCACGTCGGAGCGCTGTTTAGCGTTCGGGCTATTGAAGGCGTACAACGGCCTTGTATTGCTGGTTTTGTTCCCCAGATTGCTGGTGATTACGCGGTAATGCTGGATATTGGCGCTAACGCCGATTGCAAACCCGAAATGCTGGACCAGTTTGGCCTGATCGGGTCTATCTATGCTCAATACACGTTTGGCATCGACAAGCCCCGCGTTGCCCTTATGAACATTGGCGAAGAAGAAGGCAAAGGCTCATTGGTGGCTCAGGCGACCTATCAACTGTTAAAAAATAACCGGCGGATTAACTTTGTCGGAAATATCGAAGGGAAAGATATGTTTCTCAATAAGGCCGACGTGATTGTTACGGATGGTTTTACGGGTAACATCCTGTTTAAAATGGGAGAATCGCTTTACGATATGACCAAAGCACTGGGAATCAGCCACGACTTCATCGACAAAACAAATTATGAATCTGTTGGCGGCAGCCCAATTGTTGGCGTAAATGGCAATGTGATTATCGCACATGGCATTTCGTCTCCGTTGGCCATTAAGAATATGCTATTCTTAGCCAAAAAACAGGTAGAGTCAAACGCATATCTGAAAATAGCTCAGGCATTGAGTTAA
- the rpmF gene encoding 50S ribosomal protein L32, which yields MAHPKRRHSSTRRDKRRSHDRLTSKALSIDATTGEIHVRHHAHVYEGNLYYKGKVVIENYAPTA from the coding sequence ATGGCACATCCCAAACGCAGACACTCAAGCACACGACGTGATAAGCGCAGATCGCACGATAGATTGACTTCAAAAGCTTTGTCAATTGATGCAACAACTGGCGAAATTCATGTTCGTCACCACGCCCACGTTTACGAAGGCAATTTGTATTACAAAGGCAAAGTAGTCATTGAAAACTACGCTCCGACCGCTTAA
- a CDS encoding YceD family protein, whose product MKELKKYTIQIVGLENQAYEYDMESGDAFFEELEQNLIRRGHFKTHVVLDKSSTMIRLDFHMQGEVELICDRSLDPFYEPIDVQQRLFLKFGDRNEELTDEIELITWNTQEINVARYIFDFIGLSLPVKKLHPRFRPDEVDDEDNEEEGKLIYSSSPEDSSDDDTQEPPVDPRWEALRKLRDN is encoded by the coding sequence TTGAAAGAACTGAAAAAATATACGATTCAAATCGTTGGGCTGGAAAACCAGGCGTATGAATACGACATGGAATCAGGTGATGCTTTCTTTGAGGAGTTGGAGCAGAATTTGATTCGCCGTGGACATTTCAAAACGCATGTGGTTTTAGACAAGTCTTCAACTATGATTCGGCTGGATTTCCACATGCAGGGCGAAGTTGAATTGATTTGTGATCGCAGCCTTGATCCTTTTTACGAGCCGATTGACGTCCAGCAGCGGCTCTTTTTGAAGTTTGGCGATCGTAACGAAGAGCTTACCGACGAAATTGAACTGATTACCTGGAATACGCAGGAAATCAATGTAGCCAGATACATTTTCGATTTTATTGGCTTATCGCTCCCCGTTAAGAAACTACACCCTAGATTTCGTCCCGATGAAGTGGACGACGAAGACAATGAGGAAGAGGGTAAACTGATCTACAGTTCCTCGCCAGAAGACTCAAGCGATGATGATACGCAAGAGCCGCCTGTCGATCCTCGCTGGGAAGCATTACGAAAATTAAGAGATAACTAG
- a CDS encoding anthranilate phosphoribosyltransferase: MAILNSVLAEPTSTVLGRAIQHIGIGKNGSKPLPADLLAECRRVLLANEVDSLQKGAFIGALLAKGPTDEERTLEDIWGKGAFSHPMFLINKVCPGLPSNLFPIATKLLRGHNLGLSEAYQLGKFLFAEEESEEASCEAFRAMAVSILRVRHETNDEYKGLYMATMETLSPGFQQVSCVTKPLIQLAEPFDGVNHSYMITPLLAQFFSQRDYGVVSMVSRTPGPKYTLNAYDLFLHLGCHLLQSNHELAIPAEPYGWVLDQKALSPALDRWIDRRRVLIKRPFLSTLEKLLNPCGARILVTSVFHITYQMKMAELALMAGFDAAIVLKRGLEGSLAPSTNRASGILCAVRTPQGHLFFQHFDADLPAFAEYRNDSDEEVISPYAHDNARLIREFLADGKSANADFDNRVRFAKALFGRGLDWIEGQLQ, translated from the coding sequence ATGGCAATTCTAAACTCTGTCTTGGCTGAGCCAACTTCAACGGTTCTTGGCCGGGCAATTCAGCATATTGGTATCGGTAAAAACGGAAGCAAACCTTTACCGGCTGATTTACTGGCTGAATGTCGGCGCGTTTTGCTGGCTAATGAGGTGGATTCATTACAAAAAGGAGCTTTTATTGGCGCGCTGCTGGCCAAAGGCCCAACCGACGAAGAACGCACACTCGAGGACATTTGGGGAAAAGGAGCTTTTTCGCATCCTATGTTTCTGATCAATAAAGTTTGTCCTGGTTTACCAAGCAACCTCTTTCCGATTGCTACCAAATTGCTTCGGGGTCATAATTTAGGTCTTAGCGAAGCCTATCAGTTAGGCAAATTTCTTTTCGCGGAAGAGGAAAGCGAGGAGGCAAGTTGTGAAGCCTTCAGGGCCATGGCCGTTAGTATTTTGCGTGTCCGGCACGAAACCAACGATGAATATAAAGGTCTATACATGGCGACAATGGAAACATTATCGCCGGGTTTTCAGCAGGTAAGTTGCGTAACGAAGCCGCTTATTCAACTGGCTGAGCCATTCGATGGGGTAAATCATTCGTACATGATAACGCCATTGCTGGCCCAGTTTTTCAGCCAGCGTGACTACGGGGTGGTTTCGATGGTAAGCCGCACGCCTGGGCCTAAATACACCCTTAATGCGTACGATCTATTTCTTCATCTGGGCTGTCATCTTTTACAGAGTAATCATGAATTAGCCATACCTGCTGAGCCTTATGGCTGGGTGCTTGACCAGAAGGCACTTTCTCCCGCCCTGGATCGCTGGATTGATCGGCGTCGAGTTTTGATAAAGCGTCCGTTTTTATCCACGCTGGAAAAACTGCTTAATCCCTGCGGAGCCCGGATACTAGTAACGTCTGTTTTTCACATTACTTACCAGATGAAAATGGCTGAACTGGCGCTCATGGCTGGTTTTGACGCGGCCATTGTTCTAAAACGTGGACTGGAAGGAAGTCTGGCTCCCTCAACAAATCGTGCCAGTGGAATTCTTTGTGCCGTTCGGACACCGCAGGGGCATTTGTTTTTTCAGCATTTTGACGCCGATTTACCTGCTTTTGCCGAATACCGGAATGATAGTGATGAAGAAGTTATTAGTCCTTATGCCCACGATAATGCCCGACTGATACGTGAGTTTCTTGCCGACGGGAAATCGGCAAATGCGGATTTCGACAACCGAGTTCGATTTGCGAAAGCGCTATTTGGAAGAGGACTGGACTGGATCGAAGGACAGTTGCAATAA
- the hpt gene encoding hypoxanthine phosphoribosyltransferase, whose product MLTVKDKTFVPFINQTTIESRIAELANQINQDYSGKEPFLVIVLNGAFMFGAELMKNLTIACRVTFIRVGSYQKTESTGVVREILGLTESLTGEDVILLEDIVDTGLTIQQVRQQIETHNPASLAIATLLFKPTALKTEVDLSYVGFEIEDQFVLGFGLDYDGFGRNTKEILVLEENHKEAV is encoded by the coding sequence ATGCTTACTGTCAAAGACAAAACGTTCGTTCCTTTTATCAATCAGACAACCATTGAAAGCCGTATTGCTGAATTAGCAAACCAGATCAATCAGGACTACAGCGGCAAAGAGCCCTTCTTGGTCATCGTACTGAATGGTGCTTTTATGTTTGGCGCCGAGTTGATGAAAAACCTGACGATCGCCTGCCGTGTGACGTTCATTCGCGTTGGTTCCTACCAGAAGACCGAATCAACGGGCGTCGTCCGCGAAATTCTGGGATTAACTGAAAGTCTTACCGGCGAAGATGTGATTCTTCTTGAAGATATTGTCGATACAGGTCTGACAATCCAGCAGGTCCGCCAACAAATAGAAACGCATAATCCAGCCTCGTTGGCAATTGCTACGCTCTTGTTTAAGCCTACTGCGCTCAAAACCGAGGTAGACCTAAGTTATGTTGGCTTTGAGATTGAAGACCAGTTTGTGCTCGGCTTTGGCTTGGATTATGATGGCTTTGGCCGTAATACAAAGGAGATTTTAGTCCTGGAAGAAAACCACAAAGAAGCAGTATAA
- a CDS encoding tetratricopeptide repeat protein — MKGLVFFITGLLLAISTQAQIYDPRELDKKYDMLLKHPGMQIESAEAINNLYNYKFYEADKEFRWMRVRFPNHPMPYFLIGLAEWWKIVPNTDVTDYDDKFLAYMDSTIVKAEKLYDEKEDKVEAAFFLSAAYGFKGRLYSERKKWTKATFAGKNALKYFDKCKNNGDLSPELLFGDGLFNYYAQWIPQNYPLLKPILMLFPKGNKNLGIQQLEKTSNNAFYTRVEARYFLLQIYSMENQYDKAYDLAKYMWKQYPDNPFFERYYARTAFVRGNINEADAVSKSILAKIEQGQPGYEGVSGRTAAYILAYINYNYMHNLPTAKEYFLKSIEYAKQTNSFDAGYYWASVLSLGKIATAEKNYEQAQQYYKEVLDKADKKSSQYKEAKEALKGNKKSRRDERRGRK, encoded by the coding sequence ATGAAAGGATTAGTTTTTTTTATTACAGGTTTGCTATTGGCTATCTCCACACAGGCGCAGATATATGACCCACGGGAGCTGGATAAAAAATACGATATGCTTCTAAAGCATCCGGGGATGCAGATTGAATCGGCGGAAGCAATCAATAACCTGTATAATTATAAATTTTACGAAGCGGACAAAGAGTTTCGCTGGATGCGCGTGCGTTTTCCCAACCACCCCATGCCTTATTTTCTGATCGGCCTGGCCGAGTGGTGGAAGATTGTTCCCAATACGGACGTGACGGATTACGACGATAAATTTCTGGCCTATATGGACTCGACCATCGTAAAGGCAGAAAAGCTATATGATGAGAAAGAAGATAAAGTAGAGGCTGCGTTCTTTCTTTCGGCAGCGTATGGGTTTAAAGGCCGTCTTTACTCGGAGCGCAAAAAATGGACAAAAGCGACCTTTGCCGGGAAGAATGCGCTAAAGTATTTTGACAAGTGCAAAAACAATGGTGATCTAAGTCCTGAACTGCTGTTTGGTGATGGTTTGTTCAATTACTACGCGCAATGGATTCCACAAAATTATCCTTTGTTGAAACCTATTCTGATGCTTTTTCCCAAGGGAAACAAGAATCTTGGAATTCAGCAACTGGAAAAAACGTCAAATAATGCATTCTATACCCGGGTCGAGGCGCGCTATTTCCTGCTTCAGATTTACAGCATGGAAAACCAGTATGACAAAGCCTACGACCTGGCCAAGTACATGTGGAAGCAATATCCCGACAATCCGTTTTTCGAGCGGTATTACGCCCGGACTGCTTTTGTGCGTGGAAACATCAACGAAGCGGATGCCGTGTCGAAAAGTATTCTGGCTAAAATTGAACAGGGGCAACCGGGCTATGAAGGGGTGAGCGGCCGAACGGCGGCTTATATCTTAGCTTATATCAATTACAATTACATGCATAACCTGCCTACTGCGAAAGAGTATTTCCTGAAATCGATCGAGTATGCAAAACAGACGAACTCATTTGACGCAGGGTACTACTGGGCGTCGGTATTGAGCCTGGGCAAGATTGCAACGGCAGAGAAGAATTACGAGCAGGCGCAGCAGTATTACAAGGAAGTGCTCGATAAGGCTGATAAAAAGTCCAGCCAGTACAAAGAAGCCAAAGAAGCGCTAAAAGGCAATAAAAAATCCCGGCGTGATGAGCGACGGGGTCGGAAATAA
- a CDS encoding Lrp/AsnC family transcriptional regulator: MSVTKLDQIDRKVLEILQSNGRITNAQLSKEIGLSPAPTLERVKKLETSGIIQSYHAQLNREKVGLGVTTFVQITLVGHKKQVTESFVARVMEIPEIVECHHITGSGDFLLKVIAKDIASYQHLMLEKINEIEEVASTQTMVILSTFKESKVLPIP; encoded by the coding sequence ATGTCAGTCACCAAACTTGATCAGATTGATCGTAAAGTCTTAGAAATTCTTCAAAGCAACGGCCGGATCACAAACGCGCAACTTTCTAAGGAAATTGGCCTTTCTCCAGCGCCTACACTCGAACGGGTCAAGAAACTAGAAACTTCCGGGATTATCCAGAGCTACCACGCTCAGCTCAACCGCGAAAAAGTAGGTCTTGGAGTAACCACCTTTGTTCAAATTACCTTAGTTGGTCATAAAAAACAGGTAACAGAATCCTTTGTTGCCCGTGTGATGGAAATTCCAGAAATCGTTGAATGCCACCATATCACCGGTTCTGGTGACTTTTTGCTTAAAGTTATTGCTAAAGACATTGCTTCTTATCAGCACCTGATGCTCGAAAAGATCAACGAAATTGAGGAAGTTGCCAGTACCCAGACAATGGTAATCCTTTCCACGTTCAAGGAAAGCAAAGTTCTGCCAATTCCCTGA
- a CDS encoding glycoside hydrolase family 10 protein: MSFPASIFPLLFVFLFGSRQQPTAEAAEETPSPPKREFRAVWIATVGNMDWPSKGGLLAEEQQAEFINILDQHQRAGINAVVVQVRAAADAFYAKSFEPWSYWLTGKQGQPPEPFYDPLEFMIQETHSRGMEFHAWFNLDRATFSKKSVVAPDHISLRRPDWMLPYGERKLFNLGLPDVRTYVASVVTNIVRNYDVDGIHFDDYFYPYAVPGQVFKDDSTYRAFYNGQSRDDWRRTNVDKLIKQLHDSIQVAKPYVKFGISPFGVWKNHSQDPEGSPTYGGMTAYYNLYADVRKWVKEGWIDYVAPQVYFSAGFDKVPYRALVEWWTRNSFNRHLYIGHGVYRFGNVRDKDKNWMNPKELPNQVRYNRQFSGVHGSIYFSSTSLTRNLGNFRDSLLTDLNRYPALVPPMPWKDAEPPYPPRQAKAVPTPIGMELTWQQPEDAADGDKVRYYVVYRFNEEEKVRTEDPRHILSICVGEKTTHYLDRTAKPGERYVYVLTAVDRLHNESALIRVNVQQSQQ; the protein is encoded by the coding sequence ATGAGTTTTCCTGCATCAATTTTCCCCTTGTTGTTTGTTTTTCTGTTTGGAAGCCGCCAGCAGCCAACCGCAGAAGCGGCTGAAGAGACGCCATCACCGCCGAAGAGAGAATTTCGCGCCGTTTGGATTGCTACCGTGGGTAATATGGACTGGCCCAGCAAAGGAGGCTTACTCGCGGAGGAGCAACAGGCTGAATTTATTAATATTCTGGATCAACACCAGCGGGCTGGGATCAATGCCGTCGTTGTGCAGGTACGAGCGGCGGCGGATGCCTTTTATGCCAAGAGCTTCGAGCCCTGGTCTTACTGGCTGACGGGAAAACAAGGCCAGCCACCGGAGCCTTTTTACGATCCACTGGAATTTATGATCCAGGAAACGCACAGCCGGGGGATGGAATTTCACGCCTGGTTTAATCTCGATCGCGCCACCTTTAGCAAGAAAAGTGTTGTCGCGCCCGATCATATTAGCCTACGCCGCCCTGACTGGATGTTGCCTTATGGCGAACGAAAACTGTTCAACCTGGGATTGCCTGATGTAAGAACCTACGTGGCTAGCGTGGTGACCAACATTGTGCGAAATTACGACGTGGACGGCATTCACTTCGATGATTATTTTTACCCATACGCTGTTCCAGGTCAGGTCTTTAAGGATGATTCAACGTATCGGGCCTTTTATAACGGACAATCTAGAGACGACTGGCGGCGGACAAACGTCGATAAGCTCATTAAGCAATTGCACGATTCCATTCAGGTAGCTAAACCCTATGTGAAATTTGGAATTAGCCCGTTTGGCGTCTGGAAAAATCATAGCCAGGATCCCGAAGGTTCGCCAACATATGGCGGCATGACGGCTTATTATAACCTATACGCTGACGTGCGAAAATGGGTTAAAGAAGGCTGGATCGACTACGTGGCTCCTCAGGTATATTTCAGTGCCGGTTTTGACAAGGTGCCGTACCGGGCATTGGTTGAGTGGTGGACACGGAATAGTTTCAACCGGCATTTGTACATTGGACACGGTGTCTACCGGTTCGGCAATGTTCGGGACAAGGACAAAAACTGGATGAACCCAAAAGAACTGCCTAATCAGGTTCGGTATAATCGGCAATTCTCGGGTGTTCATGGTAGCATCTATTTCAGTTCTACGTCGCTAACCCGAAACTTAGGCAATTTTCGGGATTCTTTACTGACAGACTTAAACCGATATCCGGCGCTGGTGCCGCCCATGCCCTGGAAAGATGCGGAGCCGCCTTATCCGCCTCGTCAGGCAAAGGCCGTTCCGACGCCCATAGGCATGGAACTAACCTGGCAGCAGCCAGAAGATGCTGCCGACGGAGATAAGGTGCGTTATTACGTAGTTTATCGTTTCAACGAGGAGGAAAAAGTACGCACTGAAGATCCGCGTCATATTCTGTCGATCTGTGTTGGCGAAAAAACAACCCATTACCTCGACCGTACTGCCAAACCGGGTGAGCGCTACGTGTATGTGCTGACGGCAGTTGACCGGCTTCATAACGAGAGCGCCTTGATCCGGGTTAACGTACAACAATCACAGCAATAA